The Pseudomonas viciae genomic interval CAAGCCGGAGAAGTTGACGGTGTATGCGCGGTATGTGCGCCGTGGCGGGTTGGACATCAACCCGTATCGCAGTACCGAAGACGTCCAGCTGCCGAACCACCGTTTGGTTCGCCAATGAATAACCCCTGTGGGAGCGAACTTGCTCGCGATGAGGGCGGCACATTTAACATTGATGTTGGCTGACAAGCCGCTATCGCGAGCAAGCCCGCTCCCACAATGGGTTGCATTTCAGCTCGTGAAATTAAAAAGCCCCGCTATCGACAGCAGGGCTTTTGGCTTTTGGCGGGTTCAGATCCCCATATTGCCCAAGGCTTGCACGATATTGCGTAACGTCCCGGCAAGGGTCGGGTGTTCCAGTTCGAAGCGTTCGACGGCCAGGTTCACATTGTCGGCGAGGTTGGTGTCCGGTGTTTTGGTTTCCAGCTCAAGCTCAAGTTCGATCTGTTGCATCAGCGCGTGCAGGTCGTCGCGCTCGACTTCGGAAAGTGGTGGATTCTGTTCCAATTGCTCGCGCAGTTTATTGAGCTGTTCTTGCAATTCGCGGGCAGGCATTGGCGTACTCCCTTTATTGATAGGCACAGCCATGGACCGCGACGGTTCGTCAAAAGTCCATGGCTTGCCTTAAGAGTAATCCACCCTCACGCACCCTGCATGATCCCGGTCATGGCTTCTCGCCTTTGAGTCGGCGCAGGCTGATATCGGCCAGGCAGGTGTCGAGTTCGCCCAGGTGATCGATCACCGAATGCACCCCCAGGCCGAACAATTGCACGGTGGCCTTGGCGCGCTTGGTTTCCCGTTCCTGTTTGCTTAGCGCCTGCCATTCATCCGGCGTCAGGCCACACAGCGAGCCGCAGGACGCCAGCCCGATGGTCCACAAACCGGCGTTGAGCCCCGATTGCAACAGCCTGGGTTCGCCACTGACCAACACGCAGCCGTCCAATTGCTGGACGTTCAGCGTCATCAAGGCTTGCCAGCAGGCATGCGGTGCCGGCCACGGATTATTTGTTGCTGGAAGTTGCGGCGGTTTGATCCAGGTCGGTAACGAGGCCGCCAGGGCATGACTGACAGCAGGTGGCAATTCATCGAGCCAGGCGCAGGGAATTTCCTGTCGCTGTAAGTGGTGCAGGCTCTCAAGGGCGCCAGGTGTCGGTTGCGCATGCTCGGCCGGCGCTGCCCCTGGCTGACGAATGCGTCCCCCGAAATCCACCAGGCATCCGCTCAGGCCAAACAATACAGCGGTCAGGCTGGGAGCGGGGAGGGGCAGGGCTTCGGCGCGGGGCATGGGAACGTCCTTGAAATACCCTGCAGCCTAACGTGCATCAATGACAGTCCAGTGACAGTGACATGAAGGCGTCGGGTGGTGGAAACGTCCTACGGTTTGCGCGTTTTTCAGTGCTGCCTATCTACGCGTTCCGTCTTATACTAGCCGCCTTACCGCCTGGGCTCGGCGCCCTTGCCTGATTAATCCAAGGAGTTTCCCCTTATGCGCTGGAGCCATTGTCTAGCTCAGCTGTGTTTGTCTGCCAGCGTCCTGCTGGTTCCGTTCGCTGCCCAGGCCGCCACGGAAGAAGATCCTTGGGAAAGCATCAACCGTCCGATCTTCACCTTCAACGACACGGTCGATACCTATGCGCTCAAGCCGTTGGCCCAGGGTTATCAGTATGTGACGCCGCAATTCCTCGAAGACGGCATCCATAACATGTTCCGCAACATCGGTGACGTGGGCAACCTGGCCAACAACTTGTTGCAGGCCAAGCCGGCCGCTGCCGGGACTGATACTGCACGGCTGATCTTCAACACCACCTTCGGTCTGTTGGGCTTCTTCGACGTGGGCACTCAGATGGGCCTGCAGCGCAGCGATGAAGATTTTGGCCAGACCCTGGGCTACTGGGGGGTGGGCAGCGGTCCCTATGTGATGCTGCCGCTGTTGGGGCCAAGCACCGTGCGTGACGCGCCAGCCAAGCTGGTCGACGACTACACCGCTCCGTATCGTTACATCGATAACGTTTCGGTGCGTAACTCTATCAGGGGCCTGAACATCGTAGACACCCGCGCCAGCCTGTTGTCGGCCGAGAAAATGGTGAGCGGCGACAAGTATGTGTTCCTGCGCAACGCGTTCCTGCAAAACCGCGAATTCAAGGTCAAGGATGGCCAGGTCGAAGACGATTTCTGATTTCGTCCGGTAAATCAGGAAGGCGGCCTAAAAGGCCGCCTTCCGTGCTTTGGCGCCGTGTTTGAGCGGGTTTGATCCTTCCATTGAGTTACGCTCCGCTCGGTTCTTATAACTCTCTGTACTTTGACAAATAAAGACGGCAAGCGGCTATCTGCCTGAGCTTGAAACGCCCCGCGGATGGGAGTACCGTCTGCGCCTTAGAAGGGCACCTCTGATGTAACTGTGTGTAGGGCAAAGGCCGGAAGCAGGTACGACAGAGAGGCTAGAAAGCGAATCCAGTAGTGCGCGCCAGGCCCAAGTGCCCAGCCCGCTACGCCAACCTAATTCTGGCGCCGTTTGCCCACATGCCAAAAACCAGTGCCACGCTGCTGATAATCGATGATGACGAAGTGGTGCGAGCCAGTCTCGCGGCCTACTTGGAAGACAGTGGTTTCAGCGTCCTGCAGGCCAGCAATGGCCAACAGGGTCTTCAGGTATTCGAGCAAGACAAGCCCGACCTGGTCATCTGCGACCTGCGCATGCCGCAGATGGGCGGACTCGAACTCATTCGCCAGGTCACCGAGCTTTCCTCGCAGACCCCGGTGATCGTGGTTTCGGGCGCGGGCGTGATGAACGACGCGGTCGAGGCGTTGCGCCTGGGCGCGGCGGATTACCTGATCAAGCCCCTTGAAGACCTGGCTGTGCTCGAGCACTCGGTGCGTCGGGCCCTGGACCGTTCGCGCCTGCTGGTGGAAAACCAGCGGTACCGCGAAAAGCTGGAAACCGCCAACCGCGAACTGGAAGCCAGCCTGAACCTGTTGCAGGAAGACCAGAACGCCGGGCGCCAGGTGCAGATGAACATGCTGCCGGTCAGCCCTTGGGCCGTCGACGATTTCCGTTTTGCCCACCAGATCATCCCGTCGTTGTACCTGTCGGGAGACTTTGTGGACTACTTCCGGGTCGATGAGCGGCGAGTGGCGTTCTATCTGGCGGATGTTTCCGGTCACGGGGCTTCGTCGGCATTCGTCACGGTGCTGTTGAAGTTCATGACCACGCGCCTGCTGTTCGAATCCAAGCGCAACGGCACATTGCCCGAGTTCAAGCCATCAGAAGTCCTTGGGCATATCAACCGAGGCCTGATCAGTTGTAAGCTGGGCAAACACGTCACAATGGTCGGTGGAGTCATCGACGAGGAGACGGGTTTGTTGACCTATAGCATCGGCGGTCACCTGCCGTTGCCTGTTTTGTACACGCCAGACAGTGTTCGTTATCTGGAAGGGCGTGGTTTGCCGGTCGGCCTGTTCAACGAGGCCACCTACGAAGACCACGTGCTGGAATTGCCGCCGACATTCAGCTTGACGTTAATGTCTGATGGCATTTTGGACCTTTTGACAGAACCTACACTCAAAGAGAAAGAAGCGGCCTTGCCTGAACGGGTGAGTGCAGCGGGCGGCAGCCTGGAAGGCTTGCGTCAAGTGTTTGGATTAGCCACGCTCGGGGAGATGCCGGATGATATCGCCCTGTTAGTGTTGAGCAGGAATCTTTGATGAGTACTGGTAGAATCCAGTTCGCCGAGCAGGACGGCACCTTTGTCCTGAAGTTTGTCGGTGAAGTGCGCCTGACTCTATGTTCGGCGCTGGATGCGACTATTGAGCGGATCTTCACCGCGCTGAACTTCAGCGCCATCGTGATTGACCTGACCGAAACCCGCAGCATCGACAGCACCACCCTTGGCCTGCTGGCCAAGCTGTCGATCCTGTCGCGGCAAAAGGTCGGCCTGCTGCCGACCGTCGTCACCACCCACAACGACATCACCCGTCTGCTGCAGTCCATGGGCTTCGATCAGGTGTTCAACATCGTCGGCGATCCCGTGCCATGCCCTGAATGCCTGGACGACCTGCCTGACCAGGACCAGTCTGAAGAAGAGGTGCGGATCAAGGTGCTTGAAGCCCACAAGATCCTCATGGGGCTGAATGACTCCAATCGTGAAGCGTTTCATGACTTGGTTAATGCGCTGGAGCGGCCTTGAGCCTTGGGCTTTATGTAGGCTGCGCCCGCCTCATCGCGAGCAAGCTCGCTCCCACAGGTCTTGTGGCGTTCTCTTAATCGAGCCCAACCGACATCCCCCTGTGGGAGCGAGCTTGCTCGCGATAGCGTTTGTCGAGCCGCCACATCGCTTAAGCCAAACCGCATAAAAAAGGGCGAACCCACCAAGGTTCGCCCTTTTCACATCCCTGAATCAGCTCAAAGCTTGGCTTGCAGCAACGCTTCCAGCTTCTCCTGGTCCCGGGCAAACTGACGAATGCCTTCGGCCAGTTTCTCAGTCGCCATGGCGTCCTCGTTGGACAACCAGCGGAACTGCGCTTCGTTGAGAATCAAGCGCGCTTCCCCGGCTTGGCCTGGCGCAAGCTTGCGCTCAAGCTTGCCTTCATCGGCGGCCAGTTTTTCCAGCAGTTCCGGGCTGACGGTCAAGCGGTCGCAGCCGGCCAGTTGTTCGATCTGGTTGAGGTTGCGGAAGCTCGCACCCATGACCACGGTCTTATAGTCATTGGCCTTGTAGTAATTGTAGATGCGCGTCACCGACTGCACGCCCGGGTCATCGGCACCGGTGTAGTCGTTGCCATTGGCTTTCTTGTACCAGTCGTAGATCCGGCCCACGAACGGCGAAATCAGGAACACCCCGGCATCGGCACAGGCCGCAGCCTGGGCGAAGGAAAACAGCAGGGTCAGGTTGCACTGGATGCCTTCACGCTCCAGCTTCTCGGCGGCGCGAATGCCTTCCCAAGTGGAAGCGATCTTGATCAGCACGCGATCACGGCCAACGCCGGCTTTTTCATACAGATCGATCAGACGATGCGCACGCTTCAACATGGCTTCGGTATCGAACGACAGGCGCGCATCCACTTCAGTGGAAATACGCCCTGGAATCACCTTCAGGATTTCTTGCCCAACCGCCACGCCGAAACGGTCGCTGGCCAGGCCTACGTCACCCTTGCAGTCCGCGACGCAGGCGTTCAGCAGCTCGGCATAGCCTTGGATGGCCGAAGCCTTGAGCAGCAGGGAAGGGTTGGTGGTGGCATCCACGGGTTTAACGCGGGCGATGGCTTCGAAGTCGCCGGTATCGGCCACTACGGTAGTGAATTGTTTGAGTTGTTCCAGCTTGGAAGTCATGAGCGTGCTCTGTCCTATGGGTCTGTTGACATTACCCGAGGGCCGGCAGCCACTCAAGGGCGTGAAGAGGTATCAAATGGCCCCGGTGGCAACAACCTGAAAACGGCTGTTTGAAAGGTCGGGGCGGGTATCGGTAGATACGATTCCAAAACAGGCCGCAGGTTCAAAGCAAGTGACGGTCAGCGCCCTTCCAGCAACTGCCCCGCCTGATCCAGCAACGCCAACGGATCCTTGGTTTTGTGAATATCCACCGACAATAACTGCCGAAACCGCCGTGCTCCCGGAAAACCGGTGCCCAGCCCGAGCACGTGACGAGTGATGTGATGCATCGCGCCACCAGCGGCCAGATGATTGGCGATATACGGCCGCAACTGCGCCAATGCCTCGGCCCGGCTGATGATCGGTGCGGTGCTGCCAAACAGCTGTTGGTCCACCTCGGCCAGCAGATACGGGTTGTGATACGCCTCGCGACCCAACATTACGCCATCGAAGGTCTGCAAATGCTCATGGCACGCCTCCAGCGTCTTGATTCCGCCGTTGAGCACAATCTCCAACTCCGGAAAGTCCGCCTTCAACCGCGCGGCCACGTCATACCGCAGCGGCGGGATGTCTCGATTCTCCTTCGGCGACAACCCCTCCAGAATCGCAATCCGCGCATGCACGGTAAAACTCGTGCACCCGGCGTCACGCACCGTCCCGACGAACTCACACAACTGCTCATAACTGTCCCGCCCATTGATCCCGATCCGATGCTTGACCGTCACCGGAATCGACACGGCATCACGCATGGCCTTCACACAATCGGCCACCAACACCGGATGCCCCATCAGGCAGGCACCAATCATGTTGTTCTGCACCCGGTCGCTGGGGCAGCCGACGTTGAGGTTCACCTCGTCGTAGCCGTGCTCCTGGGCCATCCGGGCGCACGCGGCCAGGTCGGCGGGAACACTGCCGCCCAGTTGCAGGGCCAGGGGGTGTTCGGACTCGTGGTGGCGCAGGAAGCGTTCGTGGTCGCCGTTGAGTAACGCGCCGGTGGTGACCATTTCGGTGTAGAGCAGGGCGTGTTTGGAGAGGATGCGTAGGAAGAACCGGCAGTGGGCGTCGGTCCAATCCATCATCGGGGCAACGGAGAAGCGGCGGGACAGCGGGGCAGTTTGTAGGGGCATTGGGAATCTGGGTCAGCGAGGCGAGTGGCACAGTTTATCAGGGAAGGGCAGGAGGTGTTGGGAGAGCAATATTGCGCCGACTTCACCATTTGGTACGGGGGCGTTGTCGAGTGTGAAATACGCCGAGTATTTGGAGGCGATCACCGTGTACTCCAGCGCCGAGCACGCATAGCTGCCACTTGGTCACCGGTAACAAATTTGCCTTGATCAGCTTCCTTTACGGCAAGTTCGATCTGCGTGGTCAGAGCTTTTTCGTGTTCGATGTAGTCGCGAAGAACGTCTCGCGTCAGGTAGTTCGCACTTTGACCGGTGGTCTTGGCCAGATCGGCGAGGGAGTTTGATAGCTCTTCAGGCCGATTTAGCGTTATACCGGACAAGGCTGTCTCGATGGGGGAGGTTTGTCAGGCATCTTATACCGTTGAACGCTCGCTTTAATCCTTAGACCGTCGCTAGGTGTATCTCGACGTGAGTTGTTCCCCTCCTGCGCAGACACGAAGAGTTTCGCCGATGCTGTCGTCAAAGGGTACATTTCTGCGGGGGGAGTGTGGTTTGGAGCAGGCCGGTCCAACGACTAAAATCGCTCGACTCTTACTCTTATTGCCTTCTTGATAGGGGATTTAATAAAACGGGCCCCTTTCTTTAATTTAGCAAGCGAGATCGGCAATGTAGCAACTGGGCACGATCACATCGCGTAAGTGCCAAGTCAACTTGACGGCCTACAAAGCGCAGA includes:
- a CDS encoding DUF4404 family protein, with product MPARELQEQLNKLREQLEQNPPLSEVERDDLHALMQQIELELELETKTPDTNLADNVNLAVERFELEHPTLAGTLRNIVQALGNMGI
- the dusA gene encoding tRNA dihydrouridine(20/20a) synthase DusA, whose product is MPLQTAPLSRRFSVAPMMDWTDAHCRFFLRILSKHALLYTEMVTTGALLNGDHERFLRHHESEHPLALQLGGSVPADLAACARMAQEHGYDEVNLNVGCPSDRVQNNMIGACLMGHPVLVADCVKAMRDAVSIPVTVKHRIGINGRDSYEQLCEFVGTVRDAGCTSFTVHARIAILEGLSPKENRDIPPLRYDVAARLKADFPELEIVLNGGIKTLEACHEHLQTFDGVMLGREAYHNPYLLAEVDQQLFGSTAPIISRAEALAQLRPYIANHLAAGGAMHHITRHVLGLGTGFPGARRFRQLLSVDIHKTKDPLALLDQAGQLLEGR
- a CDS encoding VacJ family lipoprotein, translated to MRWSHCLAQLCLSASVLLVPFAAQAATEEDPWESINRPIFTFNDTVDTYALKPLAQGYQYVTPQFLEDGIHNMFRNIGDVGNLANNLLQAKPAAAGTDTARLIFNTTFGLLGFFDVGTQMGLQRSDEDFGQTLGYWGVGSGPYVMLPLLGPSTVRDAPAKLVDDYTAPYRYIDNVSVRNSIRGLNIVDTRASLLSAEKMVSGDKYVFLRNAFLQNREFKVKDGQVEDDF
- the rssB gene encoding two-component system response regulator RssB, with product MPKTSATLLIIDDDEVVRASLAAYLEDSGFSVLQASNGQQGLQVFEQDKPDLVICDLRMPQMGGLELIRQVTELSSQTPVIVVSGAGVMNDAVEALRLGAADYLIKPLEDLAVLEHSVRRALDRSRLLVENQRYREKLETANRELEASLNLLQEDQNAGRQVQMNMLPVSPWAVDDFRFAHQIIPSLYLSGDFVDYFRVDERRVAFYLADVSGHGASSAFVTVLLKFMTTRLLFESKRNGTLPEFKPSEVLGHINRGLISCKLGKHVTMVGGVIDEETGLLTYSIGGHLPLPVLYTPDSVRYLEGRGLPVGLFNEATYEDHVLELPPTFSLTLMSDGILDLLTEPTLKEKEAALPERVSAAGGSLEGLRQVFGLATLGEMPDDIALLVLSRNL
- a CDS encoding HAD family phosphatase, which translates into the protein MPRAEALPLPAPSLTAVLFGLSGCLVDFGGRIRQPGAAPAEHAQPTPGALESLHHLQRQEIPCAWLDELPPAVSHALAASLPTWIKPPQLPATNNPWPAPHACWQALMTLNVQQLDGCVLVSGEPRLLQSGLNAGLWTIGLASCGSLCGLTPDEWQALSKQERETKRAKATVQLFGLGVHSVIDHLGELDTCLADISLRRLKGEKP
- the rssC gene encoding anti-sigma factor antagonist RssC; the encoded protein is MSTGRIQFAEQDGTFVLKFVGEVRLTLCSALDATIERIFTALNFSAIVIDLTETRSIDSTTLGLLAKLSILSRQKVGLLPTVVTTHNDITRLLQSMGFDQVFNIVGDPVPCPECLDDLPDQDQSEEEVRIKVLEAHKILMGLNDSNREAFHDLVNALERP
- a CDS encoding CopG family ribbon-helix-helix protein — protein: MSGITLNRPEELSNSLADLAKTTGQSANYLTRDVLRDYIEHEKALTTQIELAVKEADQGKFVTGDQVAAMRARRWSTR
- the tal gene encoding transaldolase, which encodes MTSKLEQLKQFTTVVADTGDFEAIARVKPVDATTNPSLLLKASAIQGYAELLNACVADCKGDVGLASDRFGVAVGQEILKVIPGRISTEVDARLSFDTEAMLKRAHRLIDLYEKAGVGRDRVLIKIASTWEGIRAAEKLEREGIQCNLTLLFSFAQAAACADAGVFLISPFVGRIYDWYKKANGNDYTGADDPGVQSVTRIYNYYKANDYKTVVMGASFRNLNQIEQLAGCDRLTVSPELLEKLAADEGKLERKLAPGQAGEARLILNEAQFRWLSNEDAMATEKLAEGIRQFARDQEKLEALLQAKL